From a region of the Emcibacteraceae bacterium genome:
- a CDS encoding S41 family peptidase, with protein sequence MTGKIVSSMITAILSILASTNSYAYDWSTDLNVYRENLEKNHIDLYHHLSKEEFDQRLETLKKNASNFTNFQVTVELMRLTHDIGGGMGDGHTAIPLWNSELHRFPIEVINFNGDIRIVGADEKYAGLIGRKILSINDTPVERIIAEVSAITPFTENKFSGLTRTSSYMMIAEILNAMGITETITHANFTLQKDDNTISTIEIKTDLEKNINQSTYQKIGPNLPPKSEQDTAGLDSLWFSVLPDKNAVYIKFAKYPSFEQMNSFTQNLLEKISKTKTRNLIVDMRDNYGGDLFIGLILASYLNTIDMIDWKKGVFVLTNRKTFSAAAVNTAQYRQLLNATIVGEPTGGNPNGPQDMGSFTLPSSGLLVTYSKRFFRLQDKNSAGITPDIEIITTWPDYIAGNDKTLETVYKIIADH encoded by the coding sequence ATGACCGGGAAAATAGTGTCATCAATGATCACAGCCATTTTGAGCATTCTGGCAAGTACAAATTCATACGCATATGACTGGTCGACGGATTTGAACGTTTACCGCGAAAACCTGGAAAAAAATCATATTGATCTTTATCACCATCTCAGCAAAGAAGAGTTCGATCAAAGACTTGAGACACTAAAGAAAAATGCATCAAACTTCACTAACTTTCAGGTGACAGTCGAGCTGATGCGTCTTACCCATGATATTGGTGGGGGCATGGGTGATGGACATACCGCAATACCACTATGGAACAGTGAATTACACCGCTTTCCCATCGAAGTGATTAACTTTAACGGTGACATCAGAATTGTGGGGGCTGATGAAAAATATGCTGGCCTGATAGGTCGAAAAATTCTTTCAATTAATGACACACCGGTGGAACGAATTATTGCGGAAGTGTCAGCCATCACCCCCTTCACAGAAAATAAATTTTCCGGTCTGACCCGGACATCAAGCTATATGATGATAGCGGAAATTTTAAATGCTATGGGTATTACCGAAACCATTACTCATGCAAATTTTACCCTGCAAAAGGATGATAATACTATTTCCACAATTGAGATTAAGACGGACCTTGAAAAAAATATTAATCAGTCAACTTATCAAAAAATTGGTCCGAATTTACCACCAAAAAGTGAACAGGATACCGCAGGGCTTGATAGTTTGTGGTTTTCGGTTCTGCCGGATAAAAATGCCGTCTATATAAAATTTGCAAAATATCCTTCATTTGAACAAATGAATAGTTTCACGCAAAATCTTTTGGAAAAAATTTCCAAAACAAAAACCAGAAACCTTATCGTTGATATGAGGGATAATTACGGGGGCGATCTGTTTATCGGGCTTATACTGGCTTCCTATCTGAACACAATTGATATGATTGACTGGAAGAAAGGCGTATTTGTTCTGACCAATCGTAAAACATTTTCCGCTGCCGCAGTAAACACCGCACAATACCGACAACTTTTAAACGCAACTATAGTGGGTGAGCCGACAGGCGGCAACCCAAACGGCCCCCAGGATATGGGAAGTTTCACGCTTCCATCCTCTGGATTACTGGTTACCTATTCCAAAAGATTTTTTCGCCTGCAGGATAAAAATTCGGCTGGCATAACACCGGACATTGAAATCATTACCACCTGGCCGGACTACATAGCTGGTAATGATAAAACCTTAGAGACTGTTTATAAAATTATTGCCGACCATTAA